One part of the Asterias amurensis chromosome 11, ASM3211899v1 genome encodes these proteins:
- the LOC139944223 gene encoding NF-kappa-B inhibitor-like protein 1 produces the protein MGKTKAERLFDYVSQGKVIKVKSFLKRHHRFDLNVVTSRLQRTLLHVACASGDDAVLRVLLKHGARVDVQDIEGDTPLHLALQRVLHGHRHAFEDLVIPILKSCPPNILDVANNRGHTCRQLLRDADQLQQESSEHLSQDSAEASEEELKRKEEAEWRARVQEEWETAGMWEENTTWDEQGYNGQSKESYDEWASRIASEHHQKQQQQFNPSRRTHRTKRDKERDQHKEEKRKFQEKLQAEHERYRQRRSERLHKKLLRQKEEYLQRCAEVFNGEDTVLDSIGYDNLPWPCRHDDPDKMMEVLMCDVDKNNETEMKRFMRSQQLLWHPDKFMQKCGSRLVEDDRGKILERVTKLSQALNRLSKEDKDR, from the exons ATGGGGAAAACAAAAGCGGAGAGATTGTTTGATTATGTCTCTCAAGGCAAAGTCATTAAAGTGAAATCGTTCTTGAAAAGGCACCACAGGTTTGACTTGAATGTCGTTACTTCTCGGCTACAGAGAACGCTTCTTCATGTTGCCTGTGCCTCCGGTGACGATGCGGTGTTACGCGTTCTGCTCAAGCACGGCGCCCGGGTGGATGTCCAGGACATCGAGGGTGACACTCCGTTACATCTGGCTCTGCAAAGAGTGTTACATGGCCACCGACATG CTTTCGAAGACCTGGTGATACCAATTTTGAAAAGTTGCCCGCCAAACATCCTTGATGTAGCTAACAACCGAGGGCACACTTGTAGACAGCTCCTTAGGGATGCTGATCAACTGCAACAGGAATCTAGTGAA CACCTGAGCCAAGATTCTGCAGAGGCAAGTGAGGAGGAGCTTAAGAGGAAGGAAGAGGCGGAGTGGCGGGCGAGAGTACAGGAAGAGTGGGAAACGGCAGGCATGTGGGAAGAAAACACCACTTGGGATGAACAAG gatATAATGGTCAAAGCAAAGAATCATATGATGAATGGGCCAGCAGGATTGCCTCAGAGCACCATCAGAAACAGCAGCAACAATTCAACCCATCAAGAAGAACCCACCGTACCAAAAGAGACAAGGAAAGGGATCAGCACAAAGAGGAGAAGCGGAAATTCCAAGAGAAGTTGCAGGCGGAGCACGAGCGGTACCGACAGAGGCGCTCGGAACGTCTCCACAAGAAACTTTTGAGACAGAAGGAGGAGTATCTACAAAGATGTGCGGAAGTGTTTAACGGAGAGGATACGGTTTTAGACTCGATAGGATATGACAATCTACCTTGGCCGTGTCGTCATGATGATCCGGATAAAATGATGGAAGTTCTCATGTGCGACGTGGACAAGAATAACGAGACGGAGATGAAGAGGTTCATGAGGTCTCAGCAACTTCTATGGCATCCGGATAAATTCATGCAGAAGTGTGGCAGTAGGTTAGTGGAGGACGACCGGGGTAAAATTTTAGAGCGAGTAACTAAGTTGTCTCAAGCCCTTAACCGACTGAGCAAGGAGGACAAAGACAGGTGA
- the LOC139944222 gene encoding ATP-citrate synthase-like, with the protein MQNRAQSTFSSEKVISEVYGKELLGRLLGQGDGRAKCVVVNAETNWTDLEEQNPWLNSNAGLVVKTDQSIKRRQHLGLIKLNVDYQTVKKWIQERLGSQIEIDGVKGILKQFLIEPFLHHQQNEEFYLCIYSNTVSEDLILFHHEGGVDVGNVDEKGVRLPLGLKNKPTDQVIKDVLLKSVDDAKKQMLSNFIQSLVEFFRDLHFTYLEINPLVVTDSAIHVLDVAAKLDAKAAPLCKKEWGQPQFAPALSRELLPQELEIVKLQAGTPCAMNLTILNKAGRIWSLISGGGTSLVICDIAAKLDVLDEYACYTQISGKPTADQLYKLSRTLIDLMLEVPHPDGKTLILSSVNVDLIVMIKLKIGPVVGLVKALLESKEELKANKISLVIRRNTVAFTPKGIPTGLEELGIPIHAVSLEVNKTQIIQLALGLKANPTQEGDSTKIVSPPHKMVEASGMCTDHHEKKSVDVNKYKDLFTSETRVIVTGMMVQVVQSMLDYDFVCGRKTPSVAAIVDSSCVDGQEEWFLWDEGRVSIPVYNNIDAALKNHPDSSVFLNSASGRDAFHFAMVALKCKQIRCILMMVDHIPDQQIRALILMAKNNDSLMIGPCTPDHLMQVNFIKPGGFGCNKFGTIGGSLDDILSMKLYRPGSVGLVTRSGGLFSELFMAIARNTDGLYQGVSLGGGKYIGSTMMDHLMFLENTPDVKILLVLGEFGSCTEYEVCEAIRSGKITKPVVAFCIGESAELIKNEPGNFGHSGAGYDVTMETAVAKNQALAEAGAVVPTSYDDIPKKLAEVYVRLVSEGKLVPKQEAPPPSIPANMRPVKGKKK; encoded by the exons atGCAGAATCGGGCGCAGTCCACGTTTTCGAGCGAAAAAGTTATCAGCGAGGTCTACGGCAAAGAACTTCTAGGTCGTCTTCTGGGACAGGGCGACGGGCGGGCGAAATGTGTCGTCGTTAACGCCGAGACAAACTGGACTGATCTGGAGGAGCAGAACCCGTGGCTAAATAGCAAT GCAGGTTTAGTGGTGAAAACAGACCAATCCATCAAACGAAGGCAGCACCTTGGGCTAATCAAACTCAACGTAGATTACCAGACAGTGAAAAAGTGGATTCAAGAAAGATTGGGCTCTCAGATTGAG ATTGATGGTGTTAAAGGCATCCTCAAGCAGTTTTTGATCGAGCCGTTCCTCCACCATCAACAAAATGAAGAGTTCTACTTGTGCATCTACTCCAACACAGTTTCCGAGGATCTCATCCTGTTCCATCATGAAGGAGGGGTGGATGTTGGAAATGTGGATGAGAAG GGTGTTCGTCTACCACTGGGGTTGAAGAACAAGCCAACAGACCAGGTTATCAAAGATGTACTGCTGAAGAGTGTTGACGATGCAAAGAAACA GATGTTGAGCAATTTCATTCAATCTCTCGTTGAATTTTTCCGAGATCTTCACTTCACTTATTTGGAGATCAACCCATTAG TGGTGACAGACTCTGCGATCCATGTACTAGATGTTGCAGCCAAGCTGGACGCCAAGGCAGCCCCTCTGTGCAAGAAAGAGTGGGGTCAACCTCAATTTGCTCCAGCACTGTCTCGTGAACTTCTTCCCCAG GAACTAGAAATCGTGAAGCTCCAAGCTGGCACACCTTGTGCCATGAATCTGACCATCCTGAATAAGGCTGGTCGCATATGGAGTCTCATCTCTGGGGGTGGCACCTCCCTGGTGATTTG CGATATAGCAGCAAAGTTAGATGTTTTGGATGAGTATGCTTGCTATACACAGATCTCAGGGAAACCCACAGCCGACCAGTTATACAAACTCAGCAGGACTCTGATCGATCTGATGTTGGAAGTGCCACACCCTGATGGCAAGACGCTGATCCTCAGCAGCGTTAATGTCGACCTTATTGTCATGATTAAACTCAAGATTGGACCTGTCGTG GGACTTGTTAAAGCTTTGCTGGAATCCAAAGAAGAACTCAAGGCCAACAAGATATCTTTGGTGATCCGACGAAATACTGTAGCATTTACACCCAAGGGCATCCCCACAGGGCTGGAAGAGCTAG GTATACCCATTCACGCAGTCTCTCTTGAGGTCAACAAAACCCAAATCATACAATTGGCTCTGGGATTAAAAGCTAATCCAACGCAAGAAGGTGATTCAACTAAGATCGTGTCTCCGCCACACAAG ATGGTTGAAGCAAGTGGCATGTGCACCGATCACCATGAGAAAAAGTCAGTAGATGTCAACAAATACAAGGATCTATTCACTTCAGAAACTAGG GTGATTGTTACTGGCATGATGGTCCAAGTGGTACAGTCCATGTTGGATTATGACTTTGTCTGCGGACGCAAGACTCCATCAGTTGCTGCTATTGTTGATTCAAGCTG tGTTGATGGCCAAGAGGAATGGTTCTTATGGGATGAAGGACGTGTCAGCATTCCAG tttACAACAACATTGACGCAGCATTGAAGAACCACCCAGACTCCAGCGTGTTCCTCAACTCTGCCTCAGGCAGGGATGCTTTCCACTTTGCAATGGTCGCTCTGAAGTGTAAACAG ATTCGCTGCATTTTGATGATGGTAGATCACATTCCAGACCAACAAATAAGAGCTCTGATTCTGATGGCAAAGAACAATGACTCCTTGATGATTGGTCCATGTACG CCGGATCATCTAATGCAAGTCAACTTCATCAAGCCGGGCGGTTTCGGCTGCAATAAATTTGGGACTATCGGCGGCAGCTTAGACGATATCTTGTCCATGAAGTTGTATCGACCGGGAAGTGTTGGTCTGGTAACCCGCTCTGGAGGCTTGTTCAGTGAGTTGTTCATGGCCATCGCAAGGAACACAGATGGCCTTTACCAGGGTGTTTCACTGGGTGGTGGCAA GTACATCGGCTCAACCATGATGGATCACCTGATGTTCTTGGAGAACACTCCCGATGTCAAGATTCTGTTGGTCCTTGGAgag ttcgGAAGCTGTACAGAATATGAGGTTTGCGAGGCCATACGCAGCGGCAAGATCACTAAACCGGTTGTTGCCTTCTGCATCGGGGAAAGTGCAGAATTGATCAAAAATGAA CCGGGCAATTTTGGTCATTCTGGAGCAGGTTATGATGTTACCATGGAAACGGCAGTTGCTAAAAACCAAGCATTAGCCGAGGCTGGTGCAGTTGTTCCAACATCTTATGATGATATCCCCAAGAAGCTTGC CGAGGTGTATGTGCGCCTAGTCTCCGAAGGCAAACTGGTACCCAAACAGGAAGCACCACCACCCAGTATTCCTGCCAATATGAGACCAGTGAAAGGCAAGAAGAAATGA